In the Pectinatus sottacetonis genome, TGCCAAAAAGATATTGTTACACAATGTTATATCAGACGCTATACCAGTGATCAACATCTGCTGTATCTGCATCTTCACATAAGTCGCATCGTTAAAGAAAAAGAATATTGCCTATTATACATTTCTATAGAAAGTTATTCCCAATTCGATAATGACAACTTTATCAAAACGCATGTACTTTTGGATAATATACCAGCCGCTTTTTGCATATATGAGTTATGCGGCAATGACTTTTATCTGCGGCAGACCAGCAGACAGCTTTCCTATATGACCGGCTGCACACCACAAAAACTCATGATGCTCACCAATAGTAATATTAATGAACTTTTTGATAAAAAAAGCCTGATTTTATTAAAAAAGGCTATTGACTACTCTTGCAGTAAAAATATAACTGTACATGTTAAACATCTTCTTAAAACTGTTGATGAAGGTGAGCTGACAATAATTTCCTCTATTAATGCCCGTAAAACAAAAGCAGGTAATTTAATCTGTTATGCCTATTTAAAAAAAGCTTCTTCTAAAATAACATTATTCAATGACCTTTATCCCTTAGATAAATAATATAACAGATATAAATTTTGTCAAAAAAACCTTCTATAATTTAAAATAGAAGGTTTTTTATTTAATGTGTAAGCTCTTTTTCTGCCAATAAATTCTGCAATGTTTCTATCTGATTATTATATGCTAGTATATATAAATAATCCCCTGCCTGCAATCTTGTTTCTCCATCTGGAACGAATTCTTCTTCACCACGTTTAATGTTAATTACCAAACTGTGTTTTGGCCATTCAATAGATTTTATACACTTTGTATCAGCAAAGCTCCCATTACCGACAACTCTTTCTAGTATCACTCGTTTATAACTAAGTGCTTCTTTTACTTTTTTATTTTTCTTCAAGGAACGGCTTAAAAGCGCATCATAAACAGCCTGCCCACCTATCATATCCATTACTACATATGCTGTCATAGACACAAAAATCAAGGCCAGCATATGCTGGAAGGAACCAGTCATTTCCATTATAAGTATACTTCCCGTTATAGGTGCTTTTACCACTGCAGCAAAATATGCTGCCATAGCAAATACTATAAAATTAGCTGCATAAATAGAATCTATAAGTCCTAATGATAAAGCTGCATAGCTAAAAACACTACCAGCTACTGCACCTAAAACAAGCATAGGAAGAAAAATTCCGCCTGGAACGCCCGAACCAAATGATAACGTTGTAAAAATAAATTTACCTAAATATAAAACGATTAAAAACAGTATTCCATAGTGTTCACGTACTAAAACATCTACTAACTGGTTCCCACCGCCTAAAACCTGAGGCAGTACAAACCCCAAAACAACAGCTAAAAATAAGGGCAGTGCTGGTTTCCACATTTTTTTCAATATTTTTTGCTTATCAAACCAATCCATCATCCAAAACAATAAATAATTAAAACCATATCCTAAAAAACCAATAAAAACCCCTAACAACATCAACAACCCATACATATGCAGTGGCAAAATATGTAAATTTCCAATATGAAAAACTGTACTGCCACCTAAAAATATATCTATCATTGCTGTAGCAGCAACAGATGCGGCTGCTGTTCCCATAAGAACTATGGGAGAAAAATTTCTGTATAATTCTTCAAAACCAAATATAATCCCCGCCAATGGAGCATTAAATGCGGCAGCCAAGCCTGCACAAGCTCCACTTGTCAATAAAAAACGTTCCTCCATGCGCGAACGTCTTCTTCCCCTACTTACGCCCTGTGCTAATGCTGCGCCTAACTGCACACTAGGGCCCTCACGTCCTAGTGAAAGACCTGAGCCAATAGCTATAACGCCCCCTACAAATTTAGCTATCAACACACTGAACCAATGCATATGCATACGCCCAAGAAGTATTCCTTTTATCTGCGGAATACCACTACCAGAAGAAAGAGGTTCCTTTTTTACTATAAAATACAATAAATAGGAAAACAACAACATGAGTAAACAATATAAAACAACATACTGCCAATTATCCCATGTAAAATACCGATATAATATCGGCCGCAACTTATCGGAACCTTCTAATATCCATCTATATGCTGATACGACAATTCCAGTAATTACTCCTATAAAGCTTCCCTCAAGGCACAGTCTTAACCTAAAATGACGAGGGTCTTCAAATGCGCTTGCTGCCTTTAATATACTATTTTTACTCACCATAACTTATCTCCCATCAGGGAAAAACCACCTCTTTTGCCATAAAACAGCAATTGTATTTTATATGATATTATGACTTTACATATTTTTGTATTTGATTACGCCAAACCTTATATCCCTTTTCATTAAAATGAAGTCCGTCTATAGTATATTGAGCAGGTAACCTGCCATCACTTCCTGTAAATGGTCTTGTAATATCGAGATATGGATCATTATATTTAGCAGCCAGTTTTTTTATCTGCACATTCAACAATTTAATATTCTTATTAGTTCTCAAATAAACTGAGGGAAAAATTTTATCGTTAAAAGGAAAAACACTTTCTACATATATTTTTGTATCAGGCAGATTTTTGTGCAAAAGGTATAAAATACGATCATAATTTTCTACTGTTTTTGTTATAGAGCGATTATAACAAAGATCATTAGTTCCTATCATAAGAAATATCTTAGGTGGATTCAGCTCTATAATCTGCTCCAATCTGTTCAAAACTCCCAGTGTAGTATCACCGCCAATGCCACGATTTACAACATTCTGTCCTGGAAACAATCTTTCCCAGTTCCCTTCATCTGTCATACTATCTCCTAAAAATACAATTGGCCTCGGTTTATGTGGTTCTATCATAAAATACATTTTACGAAGACGGTAATGTAGACTTAAATATGCCGGAGTATCAGGTCCACGCCCGATGTCGTTAATGTCTGAGTTCCATCTTTTTTGTGTGCGTTTCCATCCACCCTGCATAGAAACTGCCGCTGCCACCGCCATTATACAGATCAAAATAAGATATATTTTTCGTTTTAAAAATATGTTTTTCATATAGCTCCTCCCTTTTTAATAACTATTTTACCAAATAGAGACGCATTTAATTTAAGTATTAAATTAATTTAATACTTATGCACTATTAACAAATATTATTATTATTGCAATCTCTATTATAAATTTAGCGAATAATTATATTTTAACATAAAATCACTTGAATTTTACAATTACTTTTTCGCAAATTTGCTATTTATATACCTATTACCAATTACCATAAATTTTTCCAGCATACATTTTCTCTTCATTTAAAATATTTTACTAATTGAATCTAGCAATAAGTCATTTTTATTATATTCTATAAACCTATTTTTACTGCAAAAAAATTGTGGTGGAATATTACCAATTCCATCACAATTTCACCTGAAAGATCATATACGCTACTTTATCTAAACACCCTTATTTACCTTAGGAAGAAAAAATGTTGCCATTGCTCCTAATATGGCAATAATTACAATAAGCTGCATAACCGCTGTTAACCCATAATTATCAGCAAACCACCCCAATGAAGGGACAACAACACCTCCTACACTAAAAGAAAGTCCCAATGTAACACCAGAAGCAAACCCAATATTTTTTGCTAAATAAGTTTGTCCTAAAACAACATACGAACTATAAGAAGCATACATAGCAAACCCCATAGGAATAAGCAGCAGATAAACTATAATAATATTTTTGCTCATTAATACCGCGCACAAAAAAAACACTAGGGCAATCATGCAATATTTTATTACTCTGATATAACCAAACCGATCAGCTAACACTCCACCGATAAGTGTTGTCGCTACTCCAATAAGAGCAAGTATAGTAAGTGTAGAACTCCCTACTGCATTTGACTGCAGTAAAATATGTATACAGTAAAGTGGTAAAAAACTTTGTATTGCACAAAATACTATTGACCGGCAAACAATAACAATAGTTAGACGGGAAAATGCATGCCAGTCATTTTTCCCTGATGTAGTGTTGCCTTCTTCTATACAGAACTTATCCTGTACGAAAAATGTTTCCGCAGCCTGTTTCAGCTTAGGCATAAAGAAAAACAGTGCTGTCCCCATGAATAGGGAAATAATTGTAAAGACAGCCGTCCCCTGCATTCCCCAAAAACTTACTAAAGCAACTGCCATAAGTGGTCCTATGCCAAAGCCACCATTTCCCCCTACAGAAAAAATACTCATCCCCAATCCTTTTTTATCACCAGAAACTTTATTCACAAAACGTGCTGCTTCAGGATGAAAAATAGCACTGCCTATTCCCATACAAGTAACAGCAGCAAAAATTGACCAATAATTACTCATAAAACCTGTCATACCCAGAGAAATCCCACTAAGTAAAACTCCAAACGCCATGAACCAGGGACGTGAAACTCTATCGGCAAGATAACCAAAGGCTGGCTGTACTATTGATGATAAAAAACTAGCAGCAAACATTAAGCCCGCCACTGCTTTATAATCCATACCATAATACGAAACAAAAAATGGCAGCAATGCCGGCAGTGCACCAGAATTGATATCACAACACAAATGTGACCCTGCTAAAAAATATAAATATTTATTTCTCATTGTTCTTGCTCTTCCTCTTCTATGCGTTTATATTATTTCTAATGTACTATTTTATTTATTTTTTAATTCTGTCTTGCATAAAATTTCCCATGACTTTACTAATTTAGTCAAAATTTTACAAAGTGACTCAAACTCGGTATCAGAAAGTATTGCAAACATTTTATTAAGAAATTTTAAATGTGCTGCATGATAGATTAATGATGTTTCCCTTCCCTTTTTTGTTAGTCTTACTATAATTTTTCTTTTATCATCAAGACATGTAATTTTTTCTATATATTCATTTTTCACTAATTTGCCTAGCAGTTCACTCAAAGACCCCGGCCTGATCGCCAGCTTTTCCGCTAGTTCATTCTGCCGTATCGCTCCATATTCAGATAAAAAACGAATTACCCGGCTTTGTCCCGGCGGCAGGAGAAGATTATCATTCACATGATAAAAAAAACGTTCACGGAGACTGCTTAAACGATGAATCATCATATGCAGTTCATTTAATTTTTCTTCTTCCATAATAATTATTCTCTCCATATAAATATAGTGACAATAGCTATATTTTACTTTTTTATAAGGTACCTAACGATTTTATTATCACACCATGACAATGATCTGTCAACAAGATAATTTTATTGACAACTTACTATGTAAGTTTTATGATGTATTTAGTAAGCTATATATTTTCTCTCTTACACATAGCTCTATCAAATTAGTTTTATATTATGGAGTAATGTTTATGCGCAATAAATTAACTACAGAAATATTGGTAAAAACAGCTGCCCACATAGCCGATAATGATGGACTTGATACTGTAACCTTAACCAAAATTGCTGAAAAATTGAATATAAAAAAACAATCATTATATAATCATATCGACAGTCTAGCTCACTTAAAATGTGAGCTCGTTATTTATGCCAATCTGCATTTAAAACAGTATCTTGTTGAAGCTGCTATTGGTAAATCCAAGGATGATGCCGTTTTAAACATTGCTGAAGCATATAGGCAATTTGCTCACCATTTTCCTGGACAATATCAAGCTATTATTTCCATCGCCTGGGAATGTAAAAGTAATGATAAGTTTAAAGCTGCTACCGTAAATCTCATGGATGTATTATCTAAAGTTTTTTCCCAGTATGATAATCTCCACGATGAAAATCTTATTCATGCAGTAAGAGGATTGCGTAGCGTTATGCATGGTTTTGTTTCCCTCGAAACATCCGGCTGGTTTCACAATCCTGTCGATAAAGAAAAAAGCTATCTATTATTAATTCAGGCATTTATTAACGGTATTTCTTCTATTAATGATAAAAATATTTAAAGCAGGTGTTACATTGGAAAATTGGAAACGAAATTTATTTATCTGCTGGCTAGGATCATTCGCAACTACATCAGCCCTGAGCCAGATCGCACCTGTACTGCCTCTTTTTATAAAAAATCTGGGTATGCATGATATGGCTCAAATAGAAACCTGGTCAGGTATTGCTTTTGGCAGTACCACATTTGTAATGGCATTTTTTTCACCCTTTTGGGGGAAATTAGCTGATAAATACGGCAGAAAACCTATGCTTTTGCGGGCTAGTCTAGGCATGGCAATAGTCGTTGGCAGTATCAGTTTAGTTAATTCTGTTTATCAGCTCGTGGGACTGCGTATCTTAATGGGTACTATTTCCGGTTTTAATTCTGGTGCTATAACCTTAATAGCTACACAAACACCTGAAAATAAAGCTGGCTGGGCATTAGGTACATTATCAACAGGTACTATAAGCGGTATGCTTTTGGGTCCGCTTATGGGTGGGTATCTAGTAGAACTCTTAGGTATACGCAGTATATTTATTGTGATGGGTTTATTCTTACTCATTGCCTTTTTTTTGACACTTTTTTTCGTTCAGGAAGATTTCACTCCACCCCAAAAAGCACTTATGTCTTTTGGTAATATCTGGCACATTTTACCTGATAAGACCCTAATCATTGGAATGTTTATAACAACGTTTATTATACAAGCTGCCCTTTTTTCTATAGAACCTATAATTACAGTTTATATATCATCTCTAGCTCCGCAAACAGAACATCTTGCCTTTATCTCGGGGCTGGTATTCGCTTCCTCGGGTTTTTCCAGCATACTTGCCGCTCCATTGCTAGGACGATTATCTGACCGAATTGGTGCACATAAAATTATTTTGGCATCTCTTATCTGTGCAACTATTTTATTTATCCCCCAGGCTTTTGTAAAAAATGAATGGCAGTTAATGGGACTGCGATTTCTGATAGGTATCCCTACAGGTGCTATGCTGCCATCCATCAATACCATATTAAAACAAAATATTCCGCCTGAAATTGCCGGCCGCATGTTTAGCTATAATCAGACAGCCCAATTTCTTGGTGTATTTTGTGGTTCTGTCTTAGGTGGACAAATTGCTGCCCATTCTGGTATACGTAACTTATTCTTTTTTACCAG is a window encoding:
- a CDS encoding TetR/AcrR family transcriptional regulator yields the protein MRNKLTTEILVKTAAHIADNDGLDTVTLTKIAEKLNIKKQSLYNHIDSLAHLKCELVIYANLHLKQYLVEAAIGKSKDDAVLNIAEAYRQFAHHFPGQYQAIISIAWECKSNDKFKAATVNLMDVLSKVFSQYDNLHDENLIHAVRGLRSVMHGFVSLETSGWFHNPVDKEKSYLLLIQAFINGISSINDKNI
- a CDS encoding multidrug efflux MFS transporter; protein product: MIKIFKAGVTLENWKRNLFICWLGSFATTSALSQIAPVLPLFIKNLGMHDMAQIETWSGIAFGSTTFVMAFFSPFWGKLADKYGRKPMLLRASLGMAIVVGSISLVNSVYQLVGLRILMGTISGFNSGAITLIATQTPENKAGWALGTLSTGTISGMLLGPLMGGYLVELLGIRSIFIVMGLFLLIAFFLTLFFVQEDFTPPQKALMSFGNIWHILPDKTLIIGMFITTFIIQAALFSIEPIITVYISSLAPQTEHLAFISGLVFASSGFSSILAAPLLGRLSDRIGAHKIILASLICATILFIPQAFVKNEWQLMGLRFLIGIPTGAMLPSINTILKQNIPPEIAGRMFSYNQTAQFLGVFCGSVLGGQIAAHSGIRNLFFFTSFLLFVNLIGVREFIYKRADDKFTHTISHSM
- a CDS encoding ClC family H(+)/Cl(-) exchange transporter, which produces MVSKNSILKAASAFEDPRHFRLRLCLEGSFIGVITGIVVSAYRWILEGSDKLRPILYRYFTWDNWQYVVLYCLLMLLFSYLLYFIVKKEPLSSGSGIPQIKGILLGRMHMHWFSVLIAKFVGGVIAIGSGLSLGREGPSVQLGAALAQGVSRGRRRSRMEERFLLTSGACAGLAAAFNAPLAGIIFGFEELYRNFSPIVLMGTAAASVAATAMIDIFLGGSTVFHIGNLHILPLHMYGLLMLLGVFIGFLGYGFNYLLFWMMDWFDKQKILKKMWKPALPLFLAVVLGFVLPQVLGGGNQLVDVLVREHYGILFLIVLYLGKFIFTTLSFGSGVPGGIFLPMLVLGAVAGSVFSYAALSLGLIDSIYAANFIVFAMAAYFAAVVKAPITGSILIMEMTGSFQHMLALIFVSMTAYVVMDMIGGQAVYDALLSRSLKKNKKVKEALSYKRVILERVVGNGSFADTKCIKSIEWPKHSLVINIKRGEEEFVPDGETRLQAGDYLYILAYNNQIETLQNLLAEKELTH
- a CDS encoding MFS transporter, whose translation is MRNKYLYFLAGSHLCCDINSGALPALLPFFVSYYGMDYKAVAGLMFAASFLSSIVQPAFGYLADRVSRPWFMAFGVLLSGISLGMTGFMSNYWSIFAAVTCMGIGSAIFHPEAARFVNKVSGDKKGLGMSIFSVGGNGGFGIGPLMAVALVSFWGMQGTAVFTIISLFMGTALFFFMPKLKQAAETFFVQDKFCIEEGNTTSGKNDWHAFSRLTIVIVCRSIVFCAIQSFLPLYCIHILLQSNAVGSSTLTILALIGVATTLIGGVLADRFGYIRVIKYCMIALVFFLCAVLMSKNIIIVYLLLIPMGFAMYASYSSYVVLGQTYLAKNIGFASGVTLGLSFSVGGVVVPSLGWFADNYGLTAVMQLIVIIAILGAMATFFLPKVNKGV
- a CDS encoding GDSL-type esterase/lipase family protein, with translation MKNIFLKRKIYLILICIMAVAAAVSMQGGWKRTQKRWNSDINDIGRGPDTPAYLSLHYRLRKMYFMIEPHKPRPIVFLGDSMTDEGNWERLFPGQNVVNRGIGGDTTLGVLNRLEQIIELNPPKIFLMIGTNDLCYNRSITKTVENYDRILYLLHKNLPDTKIYVESVFPFNDKIFPSVYLRTNKNIKLLNVQIKKLAAKYNDPYLDITRPFTGSDGRLPAQYTIDGLHFNEKGYKVWRNQIQKYVKS
- a CDS encoding MarR family winged helix-turn-helix transcriptional regulator translates to MERIIIMEEEKLNELHMMIHRLSSLRERFFYHVNDNLLLPPGQSRVIRFLSEYGAIRQNELAEKLAIRPGSLSELLGKLVKNEYIEKITCLDDKRKIIVRLTKKGRETSLIYHAAHLKFLNKMFAILSDTEFESLCKILTKLVKSWEILCKTELKNK